The sequence below is a genomic window from Lelliottia sp. JS-SCA-14.
TGCTGATTCATGACCGCCTCGACGCGTTCGCGCGTGCGTTCGCTGACGCCACTCTCGTTGTTCAGTACGCGCGACACGGTGGATTTCCCCACGCCGCTTAAACGGGCGATGTCTTTAATGGTCAGGCGGTTCTGCATCCTTTATTCCCTGTAACGGCGGCAAGTCGTCAATTGAGACTACTGCTTACGATTTAATTCGCAATGAGCAAAGTCTGGTATATGTACGGTTTAAATCTGCGGGCGTATCATACCGCCCGAATCGCTACTAAAGGTATGGTTAAAACACGATACTGCGCCGCGATTAACCCTTTTTTTACTTACCGGAGGCCGTATGGATCCCGATCCCACACCTCTCCAGCAATGGAGTTTAAGTACTTTCCGGTAAGCCAGTCGTCCTCTAACTGTCTCGCCGGTGATGTGAGGCAGTGACATCTCAATGTTCCTGCTATAAAAATTTAAGTGCCATTCAGGTACCGCCTTGCTGCGCCTGAAGGTAACACTGCGTCCGCCTTTGCGGATGCGGGGGACTTTTTATGCTGAAAAATATCACCCAGCAGCTGCTTGCTCAGCTTCACCGCCACCTGCCGCGCCGTCTCGTTCAGCGCGATCCGCTACCTAACGCTAAAAATCTGGCCGGGGCCGCCATTCCGCCCACGCTGACGGAACATTGCCTGAAAGCCGCCGCGATGGACGAAAACGAAGTCTGGCGCGCCTTCGGCGGTCACCCGGAAGGGCTGAATGCGGCGGAAGTGGAAAAAACACGCGCCGAGCACGGCGACAACCAAATCCCGGCGCAAAAACCGGCTCCGTGGTTTGTCCATCTCTGGCTCTGCTATCGTAACCCGTTCAACCTGCTGTTGACCGTGCTGGCGATTATCTCTTACGCCACTGAAGATCTGTTTGCCGCAGGCGTGATTGCCCTGATGGTGGCGATCTCGACGATGCTCAACTTTATTCAGGAAGCGCGCTCCACCCGTGCGGCGGACGCCCTGAAAGCGATGGTCAGCAACACCGCCACCGTCCAGCGCGTCATCAATGAGAAGGGCGAAAGCGCCTGGCTCGAGCTGCCTATCGATCAGCTGGTGGTGGGCGACATTATCAAGCTGGCGGCGGGGGACATGATCCCGGCGGACCTGCGTGTGGTGCAGGCCCGTGACCTGTTCGTTGCCCAGGCGTCCCTGACCGGTGAATCCCTGCCGGTTGAGAAAGTGGCGCGCAGCCGCGACCCACAGCAAACCAACCCGCTTGAAAGCGATACCCTGTGCTTTATGGGCACCACCGTGGTGAGCGGCACCGCGCAGGCGATCGTCATTGCCACGGGCGGCAATACCTGGTTCGGACAGCTTGCCGGACGCGTCAGCGAGCAGGAAAGCGAGCCGAATGCGTTCCAGAAAGGCATCGGTCGCGTCAGCATGCTGCTGATCCGTTTCATGATGGTGATGACGCCTGTCGTGCTGCTCATCAACGGCTACACCAAAGGCGACTGGTGGGAGGCGGCGCTGTTTGCCCTCTCCGTAGCGGTCGGCCTGACGCCGGAAATGCTGCCGATGATTGTCACCTCCACGCTGGCGCGCGGGGCGGTGAAGCTCTCCAAACAGAAAGTGATTGTGAAACACCTCGACGCCATTCAGAACTTTGGCGCGATGGATATTCTCTGCACCGATAAAACCGGCACCCTGACGCAGGATAAAATTGTGCTGGAGAATCATACGGATGTCTCTGGCAAAGTCAGCGAGCGCGTGCTGCAAACCGCGTGGCTGAACAGCCACTACCAGACCGGGCTGAAAAACCTGCTGGACGTCGCAGTGCTGGAAGGGGTGGACGAAGATTCTGCGCGCACGCTCTCAACGCGCTGGCAAAAAGTGGATGAGATCCCGTTCGACTTCGAGCGTCGCCGCATGTCGGTGGTGGTGAGCGAGCAGGCGGATGTGCATCAGCTGATCTGCAAAGGAGCGCTGCAGGAGATCCTCAATGTCTCCACCCAGGTGCGTCATAACGGTGAAATCGTGCCGCTGGACGACACCATGCTGCGCCGCATCAAACGCGTCACCGATAACCTGAACCGTCAGGGGCTGCGCGTGGTGGCGGTCGCCAGCAAATTCCTGCCGGGCCGCGAAGGGGATTATCATCGCGTCGATGAGTCGGATCTGATCCTCGAAGGGTACATCGCCTTCCTCGATCCACCGAAAGAGACCACGGCACCGGCGCTGAAAGCGCTGAAAGCCTCCGGCATCACCGTGAAAATCCTCACCGGCGACAGCGAGCTGGTGGCAGCGAAAGTGTGCCACGAAGTGGGGCTGGATGCGGGTGAGGTGGTGACGGGCAGCGACATCGAAACGCTCTCTGACGACCAACTTGCTGCGCTTGCCAAAACCACCACCCTGTTTGCGCGCCTGACGCCGATGCATAAAGAGCGCATCGTGACCCTGTTGCGCCGCGAAGGGCACGTGGTCGGCTTTATGGGCGACGGCATCAATGATGCCCCGGCGCTGCGCGCGGCGGATATCGGGATTTCCGTTGACGGCGCGGTCGATATTGCCCGTGAAGCGGCCGATATCATCCTGCTGGAAAAGAGCCTGATGGTGCTGGAAGAGGGCGTGATCGAAGGGCGTCGCACTTTCGCCAACATGCTGAAATACATCAAAATGACCGCCAGCTCTAACTTTGGTAACGTCTTCAGCGTGCTGGTGGCAAGCGCCTTCCTGCCGTTCCTGCCGATGCTGCCGCTGCACCTGCTGATTCAGAACCTGATGTATGACGTCTCCCAGGTGGCGATCCCGTTTGATAACGTTGATGACGAACAAATTCAAAAACCGCAGCGCTGGAACCCGTCCGATCTCGGTCGTTTCATGCTGTTCTTTGGCCCAATCAGCTCGATCTTCGACATTCTGACCTTCTGCCTGATGTGGTTTGTGTTCCACGCCAACACGCCGGAAAACCAGACCCTGTTCCAGTCCGGCTGGTTCGTGGTCGGCCTGCTGTCGCAGACGCTGATTGTGCATATGATCCGTACGCGCCGCATTCCGTTCATCCAGAGCCGCGCCGCGTGGCCGCTGATCATCATGACCGGCGTGGTGATGGTGCTGGGTATCGCGCTGCCGTTCTCACCGCTGGCGAGCTACCTCAGCCTGCAGGCGCTGCCGCTGAGCTACTTCCCATGGCTGGTGGCAATTCTGGCGGGCTACATGGTCCTGACCCAGATGGTGAAAGGGTTCTATAGCCGTCGGTACGGTTGGCAGTAAGGTTTTTCCCCTCACCCTAACCCTCTCCCTGTGGGAGAGGGGACTTTGACTCCCTCTCCCCGTGGGAGAGGGCCGGGGTGAGGGCATCAGGCCGCACAACACTGAGCCGCCACCCGGCAAAATAGCCTTCCTCCCAAATTCCCCAACCTGTGATCCCCGTCATGCGCTGTGCTTGACGACAATTTGTACGCATGTTAACAAAATGTTTTGTCTGTTTTTGGCCCGTCAAATTCTGATAAGGAACATTATGTTACGTCTTAGCCTCATCACCGCCGGGCTGTTGCTCGGCACCTCTGCGCTGGCCGCTCCGGCAGGCGATCTGCCGTTAATGCCCTGGCCTGCACACGTTGAACGTCCTGCAAAGCAGGGCGCACTGATCCTCAGCGATAACCTCTCCGTCAGTATCAGCGGGGACGATCTGGGCGATGCCGCGAACCGTCTGCGCCAGCGCATTGCGCTGCAAACCGGCTGGACGCTCCAGCCTCAGGCCGATAAACCCGGAAAGCCCACCATCGCCATCACTATCGCCAAAAAAGTGAAGCCGCAGCCGCTGCCGGACAGCGATGAAAGCTACAAACTCACCGTGGATGCGAACGGCGTGAACCTCACCGCCAATACCCGCTTCGGCGCGCTGCGCGGGATGGAAACTCTGCTCCAGCTGATTCAAAACGGTGCCGAAAACACCTCGATTCCGTGGGTGTCGATTAACGACGCCCCGCGCTTCCCGTGGCGCGGCCTGCTGCTCGATTCGGCGCGCCATTTTGTGCCGCTGGAAGATATCAAACGTCAGATCGACGGCATGGCGGCGGCGAAGCTGAACGTTCTGCACTGGCATCTGACGGACGATCAGGGCTGGCGGTTTACCTCGAAGCGCTACCCTAAACTGACGCAGCTCGCCAGCGACGGGCTGTTCTACACGCCAGAGCAGATGCGCGACGTGGTGCGCTACGCCACCGCGCGTGGTATTCGCGTGGTGCCGGAGATTGACATGCCGGGTCACGCGTCGGCGATTGCCGTGGCCTATCCGGAGCTGATGAGCGCGCCGGGACCCTATGAGATGGAGCGCCACTGGGGCGTGTTAAAACCGGTTCTCGATCCGACCAAAGATGCGACTTACACCTTCGCCGACGCGATGGTCAGCGAACTGGCGGCGATCTTCCCCGATCCGTACCTGCACATCGGCGGCGATGAAGTTGACGATACCCAGTGGAAAAACAACACCGCCATCCAGCAGTTTATGCGCGACAACAAACTCGCCGACAGCCACGCGCTGCAGGCGTATTTCAACCGCAAACTGGAAACCCTTCTTGAGAAACACCACCGGCAGATGGTCGGCTGGGACGAGATCTATCATCCGGACCTGCCGAAAAGCATTCTGATCCAGTCCTGGCAGGGTCAGGATGCCCTCGGCGAGGTGGCGAAACACGGCTATAAAGGCATCCTCTCCACCGGTTTTTACCTCGATCAGCCGCAGTCCACCGCCTATCACTATCGCAATGAGATTGTGCCGCAGGGCTTAAACGGCATGGATATCATCGCCGATTCCGACAGCGCCCAGAGCTGGACTTTCTCCATGCCGCGCCTGAAAGGCAAACCGGTCGAGGGCAGTTTCACCCTGGTGAAAGGCGTTTCCGGCTGGCGCGGATTTATCGATTTCAGCGGCAAATCCCGCCGCGCGGTGGACAACATCGAATGGCGCGACGACAACCAGGTGAGCTTCACCGTCGACACCTGGATGGGCGAAACGCGCCCGGTGGTGAATGTGTCGGACGACAAACTCACCGGCTATTTCCTGTTGGGCAACGCCCGCTACCCGATCTCCGGCGCGCGTCTCAATGAGGTGCCGGAAGGTATCCAGCCGACGGTGCCAGATGCCGATCAGCAGGCCAACCTGCTCGGCGGCGAAGCAGCGCTATGGGCAGAAAACGTGATTTCCCCGGTTCTGGATATCAAACTCTGGCCGCGGGCGTTTGCGGTGGCGGAGCGCCTGTGGTCGGCGCAGGACGTGAAGGATATCGAC
It includes:
- the mgtL gene encoding mgtA regulatory leader peptide MgtL — encoded protein: MDPDPTPLQQWSLSTFR
- the mgtA gene encoding magnesium-translocating P-type ATPase; this translates as MLKNITQQLLAQLHRHLPRRLVQRDPLPNAKNLAGAAIPPTLTEHCLKAAAMDENEVWRAFGGHPEGLNAAEVEKTRAEHGDNQIPAQKPAPWFVHLWLCYRNPFNLLLTVLAIISYATEDLFAAGVIALMVAISTMLNFIQEARSTRAADALKAMVSNTATVQRVINEKGESAWLELPIDQLVVGDIIKLAAGDMIPADLRVVQARDLFVAQASLTGESLPVEKVARSRDPQQTNPLESDTLCFMGTTVVSGTAQAIVIATGGNTWFGQLAGRVSEQESEPNAFQKGIGRVSMLLIRFMMVMTPVVLLINGYTKGDWWEAALFALSVAVGLTPEMLPMIVTSTLARGAVKLSKQKVIVKHLDAIQNFGAMDILCTDKTGTLTQDKIVLENHTDVSGKVSERVLQTAWLNSHYQTGLKNLLDVAVLEGVDEDSARTLSTRWQKVDEIPFDFERRRMSVVVSEQADVHQLICKGALQEILNVSTQVRHNGEIVPLDDTMLRRIKRVTDNLNRQGLRVVAVASKFLPGREGDYHRVDESDLILEGYIAFLDPPKETTAPALKALKASGITVKILTGDSELVAAKVCHEVGLDAGEVVTGSDIETLSDDQLAALAKTTTLFARLTPMHKERIVTLLRREGHVVGFMGDGINDAPALRAADIGISVDGAVDIAREAADIILLEKSLMVLEEGVIEGRRTFANMLKYIKMTASSNFGNVFSVLVASAFLPFLPMLPLHLLIQNLMYDVSQVAIPFDNVDDEQIQKPQRWNPSDLGRFMLFFGPISSIFDILTFCLMWFVFHANTPENQTLFQSGWFVVGLLSQTLIVHMIRTRRIPFIQSRAAWPLIIMTGVVMVLGIALPFSPLASYLSLQALPLSYFPWLVAILAGYMVLTQMVKGFYSRRYGWQ
- a CDS encoding beta-N-acetylhexosaminidase, translated to MLRLSLITAGLLLGTSALAAPAGDLPLMPWPAHVERPAKQGALILSDNLSVSISGDDLGDAANRLRQRIALQTGWTLQPQADKPGKPTIAITIAKKVKPQPLPDSDESYKLTVDANGVNLTANTRFGALRGMETLLQLIQNGAENTSIPWVSINDAPRFPWRGLLLDSARHFVPLEDIKRQIDGMAAAKLNVLHWHLTDDQGWRFTSKRYPKLTQLASDGLFYTPEQMRDVVRYATARGIRVVPEIDMPGHASAIAVAYPELMSAPGPYEMERHWGVLKPVLDPTKDATYTFADAMVSELAAIFPDPYLHIGGDEVDDTQWKNNTAIQQFMRDNKLADSHALQAYFNRKLETLLEKHHRQMVGWDEIYHPDLPKSILIQSWQGQDALGEVAKHGYKGILSTGFYLDQPQSTAYHYRNEIVPQGLNGMDIIADSDSAQSWTFSMPRLKGKPVEGSFTLVKGVSGWRGFIDFSGKSRRAVDNIEWRDDNQVSFTVDTWMGETRPVVNVSDDKLTGYFLLGNARYPISGARLNEVPEGIQPTVPDADQQANLLGGEAALWAENVISPVLDIKLWPRAFAVAERLWSAQDVKDIDNMYTRLQAMDSWTTVSVGLQQHSQQQAQFTRLANNADTVPLQILAQAVEPAQYYTRQHLKFQAGNYHQFEPLNRYADALTAESATVRQMDKWVERLVSDAEDTESAEALRHVFTRWQNNTSDALALSESNYQLKAIKPVIQEVDKLASIGLRLTDLVARQGTLDDKEIASIQSELDNAAKIQDEVVIAAVYPLEKLLRATRNQ